The Methanobrevibacter ruminantium DNA segment AATATTATGATGGTTCTAATGATTCCAATGAAAATAGAACCTCTATTGAATTTGATGAAGATTCTTTAAATCAATATGATCAAAGCATTGAAGAGATTAAGGAGTATCTCAAATCAAAAGGGTTGCCATATGGTCCTAGCATTGAAGTCATTACAATATGCAAGAATCTTGGATTCCAATTGGATGAGGATAAAAAAGTGGTTCCTGCATTGTTCTATTTCAATATTGCATACGATTTAACTAAAGATCCTGCAATTAAAGATGTGATTGATGATTTGGATGCAAAAGTTGAAAGAAAAATGAATGAATAATGATTTTGTTAAATATTTGTTTTTCATTAAACCATAAATTTGATAAAGATTGTCTTTTTTTGAAATTTTTTATTTTTCAAATTTTTGAAAATCTCAAATTTAAGTTCTAATATATAAACTTTACTATGAATTTCCAAAAAATCTTTAAATATTATTAAGTTCAATATTAATTTGTGATTATGATTTTGACTTTTTTGCTGTTTTTTGAAAAATTATGGTCAAAAATTCAAAACATTTATATACTATTAATTACTTATATTTTTATATCAGTGAATTATATATTAGACTGTATTATGTCTGATATGTTACTAGATTGCCGAGATAGTCTAGCCTGGTAAGGCGCGGGACTGGAAATCCCGTGAGGGTTCACCTCGCCTGGGTTCAAATCCCAGTCTCGGCGTTTATTAGTGTATAGCAATTTAATATAATTCTATTTAATAGGATTATTATTAATGATAATATCACTTTTATCAAATTATCATTAAGGTAAATCCGATTCAAATAAGCTTTACGAATTGGATTTATTTAGTTTGCTTTTTTTTTAATTAGTTAAATTATAATCTAGCTATGGCTTTAAAAGTTTATTAGTAATTTATTGAGTATTAAGTTACTCTATCTTTTAGTAAGCTGAGCGTAGTTATTATTTAATTAGAATTATTAAATGTGCTTGAAACTGATATGAACTCTTGGTTAGCATTGGTAAAATGGCTTGAATTAATTTAAGTCAATTAGACTATTGCTAGACTAAGTTTTACATTGTTGAAAAAACTGTGCTTTAAAATAAAGCATTCGAATCCGCTAAATTTTTTAAATAACGTCTCGTGGGTTCGCTCCAAAGAAAATTATATGGAGGTTACTTTAATGGAAGACGACTTTAAGCACTTAGTGCGTATATCCAGAAAGGACGTAGATGGTAACAAAACTATCCAACATGCTTTAACTGATATTAAAGGTATTGGATTATCCTTATCTAGATCTATCTGTCTTACCTTAGGTTTAAATACTGATGACCAAATCGGTTACATCTCTGAAGAAGATGTTTCTAAAATTGAAGCACTCTTAGAAAATCCTCAAGAATTCAATATTCCTGATTGGATGTTAAACAGACGTAACGATTACGCTACTGGTGACGATCTTCATTTAATTGAATCTGATCTTGACATGACTTTAAGAGATGATTTAAATAGAATGAAAAAGACCAGAAGCTACAAAGGTAGAAGACACGAAGTTGGTTTACCAGTTAGAGGACAAAGAACTAAATCTACTTTCAGACACAGTTCTACTGTCGGTGTAAGTCGTAGAAGAAGATAGATTCATATCTTTTAATGGACTTGTAATGGTAAATCGAATAAATTTTATATAGATTTTATAGATTTATAATAATTGATTATATTAAGATAAGGAGATGTGATTATGGGACATCCAAGAAAAGCAAGGAAAAAGTATGATACACCACCTCATCCTTGGAATGCAGAAAGAATTAAAACTGAAAATAAATTAATGTCTAAATACGGCTTAAAAAACAAAAAGGAAATTTGGAAAGCTGATACTTTAGTTAGAAAATACAGTAGGGAAGCAAGATACTTACTCGGTTTCTCTCAAGATCAAGTGAAAGTTGAAACTGAAGAATTATTAGGACACTTGAAAAGAACAGGAATCCTTGATGAAAGCGCTCACTTAGAGAACATTCTTGATTTAACTGTTGAAGATATTTTAAGAAGAAGATTACAAACTATAGTTTTCCAAAAAGGTTTAGCTCGTACTGCTAAAGAAGCAAGAATGTTTGTAGTACATGGACACATTGCTTTAAACGGTAAGAAATTAAATTCTCCAAGTTATGTAGTTAAAAGAGGAGAAGAAGAAGCAGTTGGTTTCTACCACTCTTCCCCAGTAGCTAAACAGATTGAAGAATACAATAAAGCAGCAACTCAAGCTGGAGAAAATCAATAAGGTGTGTAATTATGGCAAAAGACGAAAAATGGGGAATAGCTAATATTTATTCATCCTTTAATAATACTATCTTAACTGTAACTGATATTACAGGAGCAGAAACTATCTGTCAATGGTCTGGTGGTAAAGTAGTTCGTGCAGACAGACAACAATCCTCTCCTTTTGCAGCTATGGAAGCAGCAAACAGAGCAGCTGAAGATGCAAAAGAAAAAGGTTTTGTCGGATTACATATTAGAGTAAGAGCTCCTGGTGGAAATGGTCCTAGGAGTCCAGGTCCTGGTGCACAAGCAACTATTCGTGCATTAGCAAGAGCTGGAATCAAAATTGGTAAAATTGAAGATATCACTCCTATACCTCATGATGGTACTGGAAGACCAGGCGGTAAAAGAGGAAGAAGAGTATAAGAAGGGTTTAATATGAAAATTGATGTCAAAGAGCAAGATGAAAATTCAATGACTTTTATAGTCAGAGATGCAGAAGTTCCTTTTGTTAATGCTATTAGAAGAATTGCTATGATGAAAGTACCAAAATTAGCTATTGAAGATGTATTCATAGTTAAAAATGATTCTGCAATGTTTGATGAAGTATTAGCTCACAGATTAGGTTTAACTCCTTTAGTTTCTGATGCAGAATCTATTGAAGGATTAGTACTTCCAGAAGATTGTGATTGTGATAGTGAAAAAGGAGAATACTGTCCAAGATGTAGTGTTTCTTTCTCATTAAGGGAAACAGGACCTAAAACTGTATACTCTAAAGATTTAAAATCTTGTGGTGACTCAAAAATTAAACCAGTATACGATACCATCCCTCTCTTGAAATTAAAAGAGAATCAGGAAGTTGATTTAGAAGCTGTAGCAAAATTAGGAATTGGTAAAGACCATGCAAAATGGGTGCCAACCACTGTTTGTGCTTATAAACAATATCCAGAAATTGAAACTGAAGAAAAAGTTGACAGCACTGTTGCTACTGCAGTTGTTGAAGCATGCCCTAGAGGAGTGCTCGATTTTGACAGCGATGAAGGAAAGATTGAAGTTGTCGATATTGAAAACTGCTCCCTTTGTAAAGCTTGTGTAAGGGCAGCAAAAGCAGCAGAATCTAAATGTATCACTGTTGGGTATCGTGAAAATGATTTTATTTTTAAAATTGAAACTGATGGATCAATGCCTCCTAAAGAGGTTTTATTAAAAGCTTGTGATGTTTTAGATGCTAAAACAGATGAGTTTATCACATTTAGTGAAGGAGGAAGCTAATAATGGCTAGAGAAATTAAGAAAACTAATCCTAACCTTATTGACCTTATTTACAATCTTAGAAAACAGTCTTATGAGGAAGAAGTAGGTATCTGGAAAGAAGTAGCTATCAAGCTCGAAAAACCTTGCAGAAACCAAGCTGAAGTAAGCCTTTCTCATATTAACAAACACACTGTTGAAGGAGAAACTGTGGTTATTCCAGGTAAAGTATTATCTGACGGTAAATTAGATCACAAAGTTACTATAGCAGCATTAGGATTTACTAAAAACGCTGAAGCAAAAATAGAAAAATTTGGCAGTGAAGCTCTTTCTATTGCAGAACTTGCAGAAGCAAATCCTAAAGGTAGCAATGTAAAAATTATGTTATAAGCTAAAGGATTGGTGTAAAAATGATGATTATTAACGGTGAAGGACATATTTTAGGAAGACTTGCTAGTGTAGTCAGCAAGCAACTTCTCGAAGGCGAAGAGATTGTAGTTCTCAACGCTGAAAAAATAATGTTAACTGGTAATAAAGATTGGGCTTACGCTAAGTACAAACAAAGAGTAGACAGAGCATCTATCTCTAACCCTCGTGACTTAGGTCCTAAATACCCAAGAAGACCAGAAGATATATTCAGAAGAACCGTAAGAGGTATGTTACCTATGAAAAAAGCAAAAGGTAAAACTGCTTTCAAAGGATTCAAAGCATTTGTAGGTGTGCCTGAAGAGTATGCTGATGCTGAACTTATAACCATACCTGAAGCTGAATATAACGACATTAAAAAAGGAATGGAATTAGGAGAAATCTCTAAACTTTTAGGTGCTAAATTCGAATAGATTTAGCGGAAGTTTGATTTGTTCTAATTAAGGATTATTATACGAATTATATTAAATGATGGAGTAATTGTTATGAAAGTTGTTCATACAAGCGGTAAGCGTAAAACAGCTATTGCAAGAGGTACTGTAAGAGAAGGTACTGGTAAAGTAAGAATCAATAAAGTTCCTTTAGAACTTTATTCTCCAGAACTTGCACGTTTAAAATTAACCGAACCATTAGAATTAGCTGGAGATGTTGCTAATCAAGTAGACATTTCCATCAGAGTTAATGGTGGAGGAGTTATGGGCCAAGCTGAAGCTGCACGTATGGTAATTGCAAAAGGTTTAGTACAATGGACTCAAGACATGGACTTAAAAGAGATCTACACTCAATATGACAGAACCATGTTAGTAGGTGACCCAAGACGTTCTGAACCTAAGAAATACGGTGGTCCTGGAGCTAGAGCTCGTAAACAAAAAAGTTACAGATAATTTTTATACATTATGTATTTAATATAAATTTTACAATTCCTTTAAAGGAGACATTCTGTCTTTTTTGAAGTTTGTAAAATTTATCAAATTCTCTGTAAGTATTTTCTAATCTTTTTAATTTTTCACTTGAGA contains these protein-coding regions:
- a CDS encoding 30S ribosomal protein S13 gives rise to the protein MEDDFKHLVRISRKDVDGNKTIQHALTDIKGIGLSLSRSICLTLGLNTDDQIGYISEEDVSKIEALLENPQEFNIPDWMLNRRNDYATGDDLHLIESDLDMTLRDDLNRMKKTRSYKGRRHEVGLPVRGQRTKSTFRHSSTVGVSRRRR
- a CDS encoding 30S ribosomal protein S4 codes for the protein MGHPRKARKKYDTPPHPWNAERIKTENKLMSKYGLKNKKEIWKADTLVRKYSREARYLLGFSQDQVKVETEELLGHLKRTGILDESAHLENILDLTVEDILRRRLQTIVFQKGLARTAKEARMFVVHGHIALNGKKLNSPSYVVKRGEEEAVGFYHSSPVAKQIEEYNKAATQAGENQ
- a CDS encoding 30S ribosomal protein S11 is translated as MAKDEKWGIANIYSSFNNTILTVTDITGAETICQWSGGKVVRADRQQSSPFAAMEAANRAAEDAKEKGFVGLHIRVRAPGGNGPRSPGPGAQATIRALARAGIKIGKIEDITPIPHDGTGRPGGKRGRRV
- a CDS encoding DNA-directed RNA polymerase subunit D, translating into MKIDVKEQDENSMTFIVRDAEVPFVNAIRRIAMMKVPKLAIEDVFIVKNDSAMFDEVLAHRLGLTPLVSDAESIEGLVLPEDCDCDSEKGEYCPRCSVSFSLRETGPKTVYSKDLKSCGDSKIKPVYDTIPLLKLKENQEVDLEAVAKLGIGKDHAKWVPTTVCAYKQYPEIETEEKVDSTVATAVVEACPRGVLDFDSDEGKIEVVDIENCSLCKACVRAAKAAESKCITVGYRENDFIFKIETDGSMPPKEVLLKACDVLDAKTDEFITFSEGGS
- a CDS encoding 50S ribosomal protein L18e — translated: MAREIKKTNPNLIDLIYNLRKQSYEEEVGIWKEVAIKLEKPCRNQAEVSLSHINKHTVEGETVVIPGKVLSDGKLDHKVTIAALGFTKNAEAKIEKFGSEALSIAELAEANPKGSNVKIML
- a CDS encoding 50S ribosomal protein L13 → MIINGEGHILGRLASVVSKQLLEGEEIVVLNAEKIMLTGNKDWAYAKYKQRVDRASISNPRDLGPKYPRRPEDIFRRTVRGMLPMKKAKGKTAFKGFKAFVGVPEEYADAELITIPEAEYNDIKKGMELGEISKLLGAKFE
- a CDS encoding 30S ribosomal protein S9, encoding MKVVHTSGKRKTAIARGTVREGTGKVRINKVPLELYSPELARLKLTEPLELAGDVANQVDISIRVNGGGVMGQAEAARMVIAKGLVQWTQDMDLKEIYTQYDRTMLVGDPRRSEPKKYGGPGARARKQKSYR